The following DNA comes from Ochotona princeps isolate mOchPri1 chromosome 8, mOchPri1.hap1, whole genome shotgun sequence.
GGGTGTGAGCCAGACAGCAGGGCACCCTCCCAGCTCCTACTCTGCCTGGGGCCCCGACTCACGGTAGTCCTCCGACTCATCCAGGATCTCGGACTTGATGACCTCCTCAATGACGTCCTCCAAGGTGACCAGGCCCAGGACCTCATAGAAGGGGTCTCCCTCACCCTCGTTGTTGACCTTCTGCACGATGGCCAGGTGGGACTTGCCTGTGGGGAGGGAACACTCCTGTTACAGGTGTTGGAGGGCCCCCCACTTGTCTGGCTCCCCAAAAGGGCCCGTCGGGAGGATGGAAACCAGTATCTGTGCTACTAAAAAGGACTGGGCACTGGGGCACGCTCTCTTCCTAGGTCCTTTCCAAAGCTGTCAACACACAAGGACTCATCACGTTTTAGTCAAGGAAATGAGTTCTTAGGATTTCACCTGCAAGAGGCTGTCCAAGCAGAGAacagcagagcagggactcaGCACTCGGTGTGGTTTGGACAAGGATGTGCCAGGAACACTAGTGCCTGGCACAGCAAGCAGGCTGCAGGCATGTGCAAATGAGGACCCAGGCTCCCCTGGCACGGTAGACTGCATGGGTCCCCCGACTCTACAGGCTGCCCTGCAGGTGGCTAGTGTTCCTGGAGGGGCTGGAGGTCAGACGTGGGCAACTTTTGGGAGCCCTACATCTTTGGGGATGCAACATCTACCCCCAGGCTGTTCTCAGCTCCCTACTGGGCTTGTTGAGTGAAGAAATTCAAgcttgaagatgacccaagtcaaGGCCAGCACAGTGACACAGTGGGAAagacactgcctgcagcaccagcatccaacatgggtgccgtttccattcctggctgctccaattcctctctggcccggctccctgctaaggcacctgggaaagcagtggaggaaggcctcaatggttgggcccctgcatccacaggaaagacccagaagagggttctggctcctggcttcaagattggctcaggtctgatgattgtggccattttgggaatgaaccagagaatggaagatctctctctgtctctccttccctctgtaaatctgcctttccaataaaaataaataaaacttaaaaaaaattgggggctaagacattggctcaactggctaatcctctacctccaagagACAGCACCCCATACGGGCACAGGCTTGTGTCCCGCTGCTGcacttcccgcccagctccctgcttagcctgggaaagcagaggacagcccaaatccttgggaccctgcacccacatgggagacccagaagaagccccaggctcctggctttggattagctcagctccagctgctgtggccattggggattgagccagtgaatggaagatcttttctctgtccgttcttccctctgtaaatctgcctttccaaaaagagtaagtaaatctttaaatggGGAATACTGAGGAAACTTTGGGAATTCATTGGATGTGTCAACTAAGTGCTTTTCATTCATAAAATGTCAGATTTGTCTTAAACGGGATGCAAGCCATTTTTAAGTAACTGCACTAGAAAGAAAATCAAGGGGTcaacatggtggcacagcaaaataattctccacctgcagtgctggtttgCGTCCCAGCAGTATCCCATGAGTGATGGTTGGAATTCCAATCACTCCTCTtcagatccaattccctgctaatgtgcctgagaaaggacAGAAAGTCGGCCCAAGTGGGTGGGCCCCTGGCAGTctgagcagaccaggctggagtgccAGGATCTTgacttcagctctggctgctgtagcctttggggagtgaaccagcagaaggaagacctctctctgtgtctcccacacctcctctctcctgccctgTTCTACAACtctgtttcaagtaaataaatcaatctttaaaaattaattaagcagggcccggtggcatggcctagcggctaaagtcctcaccttgaaagccccgggatcccatatgggcgccggttctaatcccggcagctccacttcccatccagctccctgcttgtggcctgggaaagcagtcgaggacggcccaaagctttgggaccctgcacccatgtgggagacccggaggaggttccaggttcccggcttcggatcggcacgcaccggcccgttgtggttcacttggggagtgaatcatcagatggaagatcttcctctctgtctctcctcctctctgtatatctggctgtaataaaataaataaatctttaaaaaaaaaattaattaagcaacaacaaaaaaagccttTTTAGGAAAATAACAATTCAAGTTCATGCTTAAGTGCAAATCATACTGGACATGTTCTGAGGCTTAATTACAGGAGCACCTCTCCTCATGATGCTCTAATATGCTGGCACAAAAGTTAAAGGCAGAAATGACCACCGGAATCAGTTGTCCCCCTTCCCCTTGACACTCCCCCTGAGCtcctgctaggccacaagcacagaaacAAGAGCACAGTGCTTCCAGATGGCGCCCACTGCCCTGTCTACTTGGGTCCCATTGCcaccagggccagggctgccctGCCACAGAACACAGCCCACCAGGCCCGACCAGGAAGGCCAGGAGCACGACAGAATCAAAGCACAGGCTCGGAGCAGAAGGCCTCACCACAGCTCCCTCTCTCCAGGAATCTGGTCCCCTGCTCCATGGCAGTTGTCCGGAGGAAGGTGCCAATTGTTCCTTACTTTCCAACTCCTGTGAGgtggccagcatcatggcacgTCAGGGTAAGCCtctacctacagtgccagcatcccatggggcgctggttcaagtcgcagctgctcttcttctgatccagctcccagctgatgcacATGGGAAGTCACTGGAAGATGGCCTacgtccttgggccccttgcttgtgggagagccagaagaagctcttggcttcacccagcaggtagaagatctctttccttcgctctgtaactctgcctttcaaacaaaaataactaaatctttaaacaaactcCTTTGATATAGGTGCACTTTTCTCTACGACTGGCCACACTGGGAGGACCCAACAATAACCAGAAGCAAGAGGTACCTCCGGAAGAGACCCCAACAGTGGCCACATGATTAAATCCCAACAGAATGTCTGCCAGCTCAGAAAGCAGCATGGAGACGCAGGAAGGATGCTGGGGCAGGCATGAAGGCCAGGAACCGCTCTCACGAGCATCCACGCTTCCTGAGTTAGCAAGAGTGCCCAACATGACCTGCTCACGCACCTGAAGACCTCTCGGCTTACACCATGCTGGCTGCTGGGCTCTAGGGTTGCTTCTGCTACCTGGTGCACCAGGCCAACCCTGACACACCGCTAGCTCCAAGGACATTCACCTGTGCTGCTAGTGTCTAATTCtttccaccttttaaaaaaatatttactcatttttatttatttgaaaagcagagtgacagataaGAGAggtatcttctacctgctgattcaccaaCCTTCAAAAGTCCTTGACAGTGAGGACTGGACCAAgtggaagctgagagccaggaactcaatccagtcccacatggatggcaggaactcgaGTACTTAGGCCATCATGTGTCGCCTCtctggtgtattagcaggaagctggactggaagtaaagCGGGACTCCATCCTAGGCACTGCCATGGGGTGTGAGCCTTCCAACCAGCAGCCTGACCCACTCTACCACCACATGCCCCCTACCCCACCTCTGTTCCCTGAAGAAACCAGAAACGTGTGCCACAACCAATGAgtgctcctccctgctggctggCCTGGTGGCTATCATCGGGCTTCCGAGAGGCAGTAAACCAGAACCCAGCACCGATCCTGGCTACCCTTGGCCTCTCTGGCCAAATGTCCTTCAAGAGCTTCACTGGGGTTGATGGAAAAGGCAGGGAGAGTCTAGTGGCCTGACGGAGAAACCACAAGTCATTCCCTGCATGGCTCAGAGCTTAGAAAACGTGATTCTTCCTGTGGTATCTCAACAGGATAAACCACCGTATCGGCTCCAGCTCATCCTGACTGGGGGCGCCCCTCCCAGACGAACAAGTTCCCCAGCACAGGACGCTCTTCCGGAAGGGGAGAGAGCGGGCAAGCAATGGGGTCCAGAACAGCAGCTTCTAAGATGCCAAGGCCTCCAGCTCCAGGAAGCTCAGAGGGATGAGAAGCAAATGGATGTGGCAAGCCCTCATGTGCCACAAAGTTTGCAATACATCCTTTGTCTGGCAGCCGGGGAATGTGTAAGGAGGTTAGGACCAAAGACTGGGGCCCCACACGGCATGGGGCATGCGAGTGAGGAAGTCGAAGAGGAACTACAGGCTCCCCGTTCAGCCTCCAGTAGGAGGCTTTGTAGTGCATTATAAGGCAGCTTCTAGAACAGTACCCAAACTGGGCATTCTGAAAACCTCTCCAAAGGGGCTTCAAAAGTTTCTTCCTTCTCAACATTTCCACCGAAATCTGCCCCAGCCTCCAGTTCCCATGCCCTGGCTTGCATTTTGACAAAGGCCTGCCCATCTTCATGTCCCAATTCATTTTCCTGTGGCTGCCACGGCATCAATTCTGCTCCCTCAAAGATCAAGGGCATCCTGGctgcaggccagctccctgctgaactTCCCCCATGTCTGTCCTTGGCCTCCCACCTCTCCTTGACAATTTCTCGCTGCCTACCCTACcccctccattcctccctcctgTGGGCACCCTGGGGGTTTGGCCTCAGGGACCAGCGCCACCCTGCTGTCCAGAACTGACCCCTGCGGCAGACCTCCCCTGCGACCTCAACAGGAGCTCCCAGCTGCTTGGGAATACTGCAGACACCGTGCCCATGCCCAGAACACACCTGTACCCTACCCGGCACCTGGGCAGGCAAaaatggggcaggagagggggTAGACAGACCTCATCTTTAGCCCCTCAGGTGACCACAAACTCCCAAGCCTCCTGGACCTCCTCTCAGGCCTCAATACTATGGCTGCTCGGCTCTCATGACCTTCTCCTGGTTTCCACACTGGCCACCGCTCAATTTAAAGAACTCACAGTCCTGTGTTCAGATCCTATCCCCGAGCCTGCCCTGATGGGTTGGGATCCACAACAGTCCTGGACCAAATTCATCCGTCACATCCCAAGGGCAAGCCCACAGCAGTGAAGATAATAGTTTCAATGGTTTGGAAAATGAAAGATGAGGGGTCAGAATGATAGCTctaccagctaatcctccacctccaagcaccagttcatgtcctggctgctctactttccatccagttcctacttggaacctgagaaagcaacggaggatggttcaaatccttggactcctgcatccacgtgggagaccccaaagaagctcttggatcttggcttcaaatcggctcagctttggtcatttggggaacaggatcttctctgtctctcctctctctgtaagatctgcctttccaacaaaaatcaataaatctttttaaaagaagagaaaggggagggaTAGAAATTAAGTCAGCACCCACAAAGCTGTTTCTGATGGAATCAGAGGGAAAGTTTTCACACCTGCAGGAAAGCAGGAGTACCTGCCAGTCACCCCCTCACCTACCGTGAGAGCAGCAACCGGCAGGGAGCTCGCCAAAGGCCTGGGGACGTCCCAGGCGCTGCTAGCTGCACAGAGATGTGCCAGGGTCTGGAGACCACCTTAGCTGTAGCCACTGAGCTTCAACAGGTCGAATGGGCTACATACAAAGCCTATTCACACGGAAATGGCCCGGGGGTTGGTAAGACCTGGAGTTTGGAGCCAGCTGGGAAGGGGGCTATCCTGAAGACAGCTGAAGGGAAGTTGGATCCTTAACACTTGAAAAAAGCTCATTCCCAGCCCTTACAGGTTCCCCGACCTTCCCCTTTCCCCCGAGGTTCCATGAGCCCCCTCTCTTTAACCAGAAGCGAATCGCCCCCAGGCCGTTACCTCGCTTGAACTCCTCCAGGACGGCGTCCAGCTTGGTGTCGTTGAAGACGAAGTGGAGAGGGTGGTTGTAGAATCGAGTGATGGTGCTGAGAGGCGTGCAGTCTTCCGGGTCCACGAAGGCCAAATCCTTGAGGTACAGCATGTCCACGATGTTGGAGCGCTCCTCCTCATACACGGGGATGCGCGTGTGGCCGCTCTGCATGATGCTGGCCAGGACGCCGAAGTCCAGCACCGCGCTGGCATCCAGCATGAAACAGTCTTCGAGGGGCGTGAGCACGTCTTCCACCGTCCGGTAGCGCAGCACGCCCTTGCTGAGGTCGCTGTAGGGGTCGCCGCCGCCGCGAGCCAGTTCCAGGACGCGCTCCCGCAGCCGCCCGGGACGCGCCGCCAGCTCCAGCAGCTGGCCGACCGGCAGCGCCACGGGCAAGGTGAGAAGCACCGCCAGGCGGCTGAGGCCCAGAGCGCGCGGCGCCAGCGCCAGCGTCCAGCGTCCGCTCACGGCTGCCGGCACCACCTCGCCCACCAGGAACACCAGCCCCGCGCAGCCCAGCACGGCGGGCAGGGCGCGCTGGCCGGCCGCGCTGTACAGCAACACCGCCAGCGCCGCCTGCGCCAagctggccagcagcagcagcgcgccCAAGGCGCAACCGGCCCAGCGCCGCGCGGGCTCCAGACGCCGCGCCGCCGCACGCTCCGCCTCCGAGCCGCTCTCACGCAGCACCTGCACCTCGGCCGGCGCCAGCGCCAGCGCGCTCAGCTGCAGGCCCCGCGCCAGGGCCGCCAGCGCCAGCAGCCCGGCCGCCCCCAGGCCCAGCGCCCACGGCGGCGCCGCCTCCTCGGCCGCCCCGCCGCCCGGCTCCACGCGCACAGCGAGCAGCGCCGAGTGCGGGCGCAGGGCCTCGGAGCGCAGGCACAGCAGCGCGCGCCA
Coding sequences within:
- the CNNM3 gene encoding metal transporter CNNM3; translation: MAAAAGRLGWLVAALCLGNAAGEAAPGVQVLGFCVEEDEAPGVEWARGGGARAVPEATFRLRLFGSAFANSSWTCVTPKGTGCPEGQAVAAPEETVAALTDEWRALLCLRSEALRPHSALLAVRVEPGGGAAEEAAPPWALGLGAAGLLALAALARGLQLSALALAPAEVQVLRESGSEAERAAARRLEPARRWAGCALGALLLLASLAQAALAVLLYSAAGQRALPAVLGCAGLVFLVGEVVPAAVSGRWTLALAPRALGLSRLAVLLTLPVALPVGQLLELAARPGRLRERVLELARGGGDPYSDLSKGVLRYRTVEDVLTPLEDCFMLDASAVLDFGVLASIMQSGHTRIPVYEEERSNIVDMLYLKDLAFVDPEDCTPLSTITRFYNHPLHFVFNDTKLDAVLEEFKRGKSHLAIVQKVNNEGEGDPFYEVLGLVTLEDVIEEVIKSEILDESEDYREILARRRPTVPSAPLKRKEEFSLFRVSDDECKTRISPQLLLATQRFLSREVDVFNPLRVSEKVLLHLLKHPSVNQEVHFDESNRLAAHHYLYQRSRPVDYFILILQGRVEVEIGKEGLKFENGAFTYYGVSALTAPSSVHQSPVCSRPPARPDLQPEPADCTRSSTYCPDYTVRALSDLQLIKVTRLQYLNALLATRAQSLPPSPESANLQVVPGSQTRLLGEKTAAAAGSSHSRPSIPVEESPGRNPGV